Within Pseudomonadales bacterium, the genomic segment GTGAAATGCTGGAAGCGGAAATTCACAACTTCACCGTGATCGAACACGAAGGCTTAATCGCTGCCTGCGTGGCACTTTATCCTTATACAGACGAAGGCAATAAACGCGAGAAAATGGCGGAAGTCGCCTGTGTTGCCACGCATACACAGTATCGCGCCAGCGGCCGCGCCTCGCTATTGCTTTCCCATGTAGAAAAACAAGCAAAGAAATCCGGCATCAAAAAACTGTTTGTACTCACCACACAAACCGAACACTGGTTTTTGGAAAAAGGCTTTTCACCCGCCAAACTGGAACAATTGCCTTCTAAAAAACAGCAGCTCTATAACTATCAACGCAATTCAAAAATTTTTATCAAGAACATTTAACGAGATACCGCCATGCCTACTTATCGCTCAAAAACCTCTACTGCTGGCCGCAACATGGCGGGCGCTCGCGCACTGTGGCGCGCCACCGGCATGAAAGATGCCGATTTTCAAAAACCGATCATCGCAGTCGTTAATTCTTTTACACAATTTGTGCCAGGGCATGTGCACTTAAAAGATCTCGGTCAACTCGTTGCGCGTGAAATCGAAAAACACGGCGGCGTAGCGAAAGAGTTCAACACCATCGCCGTCGATGACGGCATTGCGATGGGTCACGACGGCATGCTGTATTCGCTGCCTTCGCGCGACATCATCGCCGATTCGGTGGAATACATGGTCAATGCGCACTGCGCAGACGCAATGGTATGTATCTCCAACTGCGACAAAATCACGCCGGGAATGTTGCTGGCAGCGATGCGCTTAAACATCCCCGTTGTATTTGTTTCTGGCGGCCCGATGGAAGCGGGCAAAACCAAATTATCTGAACACAAACTGGATTTGGTCGACGCGATGGTGATTGCGGTAGACAGCAGCGTATCCGATGAAACGGTTGCAGAATACGAACGCTCTGCCTGCCCCACTTGTGGCTCTTGCTCCGGTATGTTCACCGCTAACTCGATGAACTGTTTGACGGAAGCACTCGGTCTTTCACTGCCGGGCAACGGCTCACTACTCGCCACGCACGCTGACCGCAAAAATTTATTTCTCGAAGCAGGCCGTGTGATTGTCGATATCACGCGCCGTTATTACGAGCAGGATGATGCATCGGTATTGCCGCGCAACATCGCCACTTTTGACGCGTTTGAAAATGCGATGAGCCTCGACATCGCCATGGGCGGTTCCACCAACACCATTTTGCATTTGTTAGCAGCTGCGCAAGAAGCGCAAGTACCGTTCACCATGAAAGACATCGATCGCTTGTCACTGCGCGTGCCGCAGTTGTGCAAAGTGGCGCCCAACACGCCGAAATATCACATGGAAGATGTGCATCGCGCCGGCGGCATCATGGGCATACTCGGTGAATTGGATCGTGCTGGTTTGTTGCACCACAACACCAGCACGGTACACAGCAAAACCATGCGAGTAGCACTCGAAAAGTGGGACATTAAGCAAAGCCAAGACGAGGCAGTGAAAATTTTTTACTCGGCAGGCCCCGCAGGCATTCCCACACAAGAAGCCTTCAGTCAAAGCACGCGCTGGCCTTCACTGGATGACGATCGCGCTGAAGGTTGCATCCGTTCGATTGATCACGCCTATTCAACGGAAGGCGGTTTAGCAGTGCTACACGGCAACATCGCACTCAACGGCTGCGTGGTAAAAACTTCTGGCGTCGATGAAGAAAATTTTATTTTTGAAGGCACTGCGTTTGTGTGCGAAAGCCAGGACGAAGCCGTGCATTCCATTCTGGAAGACAAAGTAAAAGCAGGTGATGTGGTGATCGTGCGCTACGAAGGCCCACGCGGCGGCCCCGGCATGCAAGAAATGCTCTACCCCACCAGTTACATCAAATCCAAAGGTTTAGGCAAAGCCTGCGCCCTACTCACTGACGGTCGCTTTTCTGGCGGCACTTCCGGTTTGTCTATCGGCCATGTATCGCCAGAAGCAGCAGCGGGCGGCGCCATCGGTTTGGTACGCAACGGCGACCGCATCCATATCGACATCCCCAAACGCACTATCAATGTATTAGTCAGCGACGAAGAACTCGCGCAACGCCGCATTGAGCAAGACAAACTCGGCTGGAAACCAGCAGCACCGCGCCCGCGCAAAGTCTCTGCTGCATTGAAGGCTTACGCCAAATTTGTAACCAGCGCGGATGTCGGCGCAGTGCGTGATTTAAGTTTGTTGGATTAAAGTTCAGAGGTACAACAAGGGCAGCGTGTGGCTTTAATAGAAATGCTCGAAATACATTTCGGGCATTCTTTTGTTGTCACCTCTGCTTCTTTTTTCAGGCGATTGATTTGCTTCACTAAAATAAAAATCACAAACGCGACAATTGTGAAATCCAGAACGGTATTGATAAACACGCCGTAATTGATGCTCACCGCCGCCGCAGTATCGGTTTTTTCTTTCAGCACGATAGAAAGACTAGAAAAATCCACATTGCCCAATAACAAGCCAATCGGTGGCATTACTACCTGATTGACTAATGCAGTCACGATCTTGCCAAAAGACGCACCGATAATGACGCCGACCGCCATATCGACCACATTGCCTTTAACAGCAAAATCTTTAAATTCCTGTAAAATTTTCATTCTTCGATACTCTCTAATTTTTGGTATAAGTTAATAAATTGCTGGGTGGCTTTATGGCCGGGCGCAAAGTGTACTAAAGGCTCATGCTCTTCGCGCGATTCTTTGACTTTGATAGAGGTGTTGAGAAAAGTATCCAGCACAGGCAGACCATCGGCGATTAACTGATCAACAAGCTCTTGAGGAAACTTTGCCTGCGGATTGAATTGATTGACGACGATACCTTCAATCCTCAAACCTTCGTTATGATCTTCACGAATTTCCGCAACGGTATTCACTAAATTGTAGAGTGCCTGCCTCGAAAAACTGTCGCAGTCAAACGGAATCAACAAACTGTCCGCAGCCACTAACGCTGCCATACTGTAAAAATTGAGCGCAGGCGGCGTGTCGATATAAATGCGGTCGTAATGCTTTCCCGCTTCTTTCAACGCATCACGAAATTTGTAAATTTTATGTCTACTTTCCAAATCACGCTCAATACTCGCCAAATCCGCACTCGACGGCATGACCGATAAATTTTTGAAGTGGGTGGGATGGCAAAAATTGGGCAAGTAAGGTTTGCCGCCAAACATACTCAGAAAACTTTTGAAGAAATCCAACGCAGTATTGCTCTTTTCACCGTAATTGGCGCCGAGTAAATATTCAGAGCTGTTGCACTGCGTATCCAAGTCAATCAATAAAGTTTTATGGCCTTGTTGCGCACTAATCGCTGCCAAATTGCAACTGATACTGGTTTTACCCACGCCGCCTTTTTGATTAAAAACGACTCGTTTCATAGACCACTCCTGTAAACTGCCTGCCATGTTATCAGCAAACCCCACACAAACTCTGCCGCGCGCCAT encodes:
- the mscL gene encoding large-conductance mechanosensitive channel protein MscL; this encodes MKILQEFKDFAVKGNVVDMAVGVIIGASFGKIVTALVNQVVMPPIGLLLGNVDFSSLSIVLKEKTDTAAAVSINYGVFINTVLDFTIVAFVIFILVKQINRLKKEAEVTTKECPKCISSISIKATRCPCCTSEL
- the ilvD gene encoding dihydroxy-acid dehydratase; this translates as MPTYRSKTSTAGRNMAGARALWRATGMKDADFQKPIIAVVNSFTQFVPGHVHLKDLGQLVAREIEKHGGVAKEFNTIAVDDGIAMGHDGMLYSLPSRDIIADSVEYMVNAHCADAMVCISNCDKITPGMLLAAMRLNIPVVFVSGGPMEAGKTKLSEHKLDLVDAMVIAVDSSVSDETVAEYERSACPTCGSCSGMFTANSMNCLTEALGLSLPGNGSLLATHADRKNLFLEAGRVIVDITRRYYEQDDASVLPRNIATFDAFENAMSLDIAMGGSTNTILHLLAAAQEAQVPFTMKDIDRLSLRVPQLCKVAPNTPKYHMEDVHRAGGIMGILGELDRAGLLHHNTSTVHSKTMRVALEKWDIKQSQDEAVKIFYSAGPAGIPTQEAFSQSTRWPSLDDDRAEGCIRSIDHAYSTEGGLAVLHGNIALNGCVVKTSGVDEENFIFEGTAFVCESQDEAVHSILEDKVKAGDVVIVRYEGPRGGPGMQEMLYPTSYIKSKGLGKACALLTDGRFSGGTSGLSIGHVSPEAAAGGAIGLVRNGDRIHIDIPKRTINVLVSDEELAQRRIEQDKLGWKPAAPRPRKVSAALKAYAKFVTSADVGAVRDLSLLD
- a CDS encoding ParA family protein, coding for MKRVVFNQKGGVGKTSISCNLAAISAQQGHKTLLIDLDTQCNSSEYLLGANYGEKSNTALDFFKSFLSMFGGKPYLPNFCHPTHFKNLSVMPSSADLASIERDLESRHKIYKFRDALKEAGKHYDRIYIDTPPALNFYSMAALVAADSLLIPFDCDSFSRQALYNLVNTVAEIREDHNEGLRIEGIVVNQFNPQAKFPQELVDQLIADGLPVLDTFLNTSIKVKESREEHEPLVHFAPGHKATQQFINLYQKLESIEE